The following are encoded together in the Humulus lupulus chromosome 5, drHumLupu1.1, whole genome shotgun sequence genome:
- the LOC133834683 gene encoding uncharacterized protein LOC133834683, which yields MVEAESMTVDLILNRTLNEISSALLSATTARTRAQASIEQARAKAIEGYQVKAAEKLSAAEARHIKELEAMVQQRDAAVTKLSEAEAAKAAAVKSRQEYQDASRTHLREVKRLEEVLKSKDDAIATLDGKVKQLELDNSKNLERYKKTTLRCFYNFWKHN from the exons atggttgaggcagagagtatgacggtcgacctgattctgaacaggaccctgaatgaaatttccagc gccttgctgtctgctacCACTGCTCGTACTCGTGCCCAGGCCTCCATCGAGCAGGctagggcaaaggccattgaggggtATCAGGTGAAAGCAGCCGAGAAGCTTTCagctgcagaggctaggcatataaaggagttggaggcgatggtccaacagagggatgctgcggtgacaaagTTGTCAGAGGCTGAGGCTGCAAAGGCAGCTGCGGTAAAGTCGAGGCAGGagtatcaagatgccagccgaACCCATCTTCGCGAAGTCAAGAGGTTGGAAGAGGTGCTTAAGTCCAAGGACGATGCCATCGCCACTCTTGAtggcaaagtaaagcagctggagcttgacaactccaaaaatctggaaaggtataagaagaccaccctccgatgtttctacaacttctggaaacacaattag
- the LOC133834681 gene encoding ferric reduction oxidase 4-like, which translates to MMRNTVLKTIFLVVFIGSLLVWVLLPTKSYNKKWTPKLTTKLSQTTYLREQGTNLLLFSFPMMFIGALSCVYLHFQKKSNNKSSSNSAVRSSQFRRRLASWRNPVSVKAPLGIVSSVEICFVLMFVALLTWSLANYLYVSFGSLHMHKVGEKVWQAKFRSVSLRLGYIGNTCWAFLFFPVTRGSSILPLVGLTSESSIKYHIWLGHLSMVLFTAHTVGFFIYWAMTDQMVDALEWSKTYVSNVAGEIAMVLAFVIWATSLNRVRRKMFELFFYTHHLYTVYIIFYVLHVGSAYLCMILPGIFLFLIDRYLRFLQSRDRIRLLSSRLLPCGAFELNFAKTQELKYNPTSILFINVPTISKLQWHPFTVTSNCNMEPDKLSIVIKSGGSWSQKLYKQLSSVEHLGVSVEGPYGPSSFSFLRHEALIMVCGGSGITPFISIIREIMFQNAKPNSHVPRVVLVCAFKTSADLAMLDLLLPISGSHADQISQIQLQIDAYVTQESEQPTIEAQSPIQTILFKPNPLDMPISETLGPDSWLWLGAIISSSFVLFLLVLGLVTRYYIYPVDNSGGFYHYSYRCLWDMFLVCACICLVSSVAFVWSKSRNTKKDDNQIQHLEMETPPTSSPAAWSYVVGNREVESLPNQSLAQAMKVHFGARPDLKKILFESKASDVGVLVCGPRKMRHEVAKICASGLADNLHFESISFNW; encoded by the exons ATGATGAGGAACACAGTCCTAAAGACGATCTTCCTTGTGGTGTTTATTGGGTCGCTATTGGTTTGGGTTTTGCTCCCTACAAAATCTTACAATAAGAAGTGGACTCCCAAGCTAACCACCAAACTCAGCCAAACTACATACTTACGAGAGCAAG GGACAAATCTTCTGCTTTTCTCATTCCCTATGATGTTTATAGGAGCTTTGAGCTGTGTTTATCTCCATTTCCAAAAGAAATCCAATAATAAGTCATCCTCCAACAG TGCTGTAAGAAGTAGCCAATTTCGTCGTCGTTTGGCGTCATGGAGAAATCCAGTGAGTGTAAAAGCACCTCTGGGGATAGTTAGCTCAGTGGAGATCTGTTTTGTGCTCATGTTTGTTGCTCTCCTCACATGGTCTCTAGCTAATTACTTATATGTCAGTTTTGGCAGCCTTCACATGCATAAAGTGGGAGAGAAAGT ATGGCAAGCTAAATTTAGGAGTGTGTCACTAAGACTGGGTTACATTGGAAACACTTGCTGGGCATTTCTCTTCTTTCCAGTGACTAGAGGCTCTTCAATTCTTCCACTGGTTGGCCTTACATCAGAGTCTAGCATTAAGTATCACATCTGGCTTGGTCACCTCTCCATGGTTCTTTTCACTGCTCACACCGTCGGATTCTTCATTTATTGGGCCATGACCGATCAAATGGTCGAT GCACTAGAATGGAGCAAAACTTATGTATCAAATGTAGCAGGAGAGATCGCAATGGTATTGGCATTTGTCATTTGGGCAACGAGTCTAAATCGAGTAAGGAGAAAAATGTTTGAGCTGTTTTTCTATACTCACCACCTCTACACAGTCTATATCATCTTCTACGTACTCCACGTTGGCTCTGCCTACCTCTGCATGATTCTTCCGGGGATCTTCCTCTTTCTCATCGATCGATACTTGAGATTTTTACAGTCTCGGGACCGAATCAGATTACTCTCCTCTCGCCTTTTGCCTTGTGGAGCTTTCGAACTCAATTTTGCCAAGACTCAAG AATTGAAGTATAATCCGACGAGTATTTTGTTTATAAACGTGCCAACAATTTCCAAGTTGCAATGGCACCCTTTTACAGTAACTTCCAACTGTAATATGGAGCCTGATAAGCTAAGTATTGTCATCAAAAGCGGAGGAAGTTGGTCGCAAAAATTGTACAAACAGCTTTCTTCTGTGGAACACTTGGGAGTTTCCGTTGAAGGACCATATGGGCCATCTTCATTTTCATTTCTAAG GCATGAGGCTCTGATTATGGTGTGCGGTGGAAGTGGGATAACTCCTTTCATCTCTATAATCCGAGAGATTATGTTCCAAAATGCAAAGCCCAATTCTCATGTTCCCCGAGTTGTTCTGGTTTGTGCCTTCAAGACCTCAGCTGATCTGGCCATGTTAGACCTCTTGCTTCCCATCTCAGGCTCACATGCAGATCAGATCTCCCAAATTCAGCTCCAAATAGATGCCTACGTGACCCAAGAGAGCGAGCAGCCAACCATCGAAGCCCAAAGCCCCATACAGACCATATTGTTTAAGCCCAATCCACTAGACATGCCCATCTCTGAAACTTTAGGTCCAGACAGCTGGCTGTGGCTGGGTGCAATAATCTCCTCCTCTTTTGTCTTGTTCCTCCTCGTCTTGGGTCTCGTGACTCGTTACTATATTTACCCAGTGGATAACTCAGGAGGGTTTTACCACTACTCGTACAGATGTCTTTGGGACATGTTTTTGGTGTGTGCCTGCATTTGCTTGGTCTCCAGTGTGGCTTTTGTTTGGTCTAAGAGTCGTAACACTAAGAAGGATGATAATCAAATTCAGCACTTGGAAATGGAGACGCCACCGACGTCGTCTCCGGCTGCATGGTCTTACGTAGTGGGGAATAGAGAGGTGGAAAGCCTTCCTAATCAGTCACTAGCCCAAGCTATGAAGGTCCATTTTGGTGCCAGGCCTGATCTCAAGA AAATCTTGTTCGAGTCGAAAGCATCTGATGTTGGAGTTCTTGTTTGTGGGCCAAGGAAGATGAGACATGAGGTTGCCAAAATTTGTGCCTCTGGTTTGGCTGATAATCTACACTTTGAGTCCATTAGTTTCAATTGGTGA
- the LOC133834682 gene encoding ferric reduction oxidase 4-like isoform X2 produces MGKFTVLNTIFLVMFIGWLMIWILLPTKSYKLKWTPELKTKLNSTYFREQGTNILLFSFPIMFIAALSCVYLHLHKKSPNSDRGLRRRLASWRSPVCVKAPLGIVSSVELSFAVMFVVLLIWSLANYLYVSFGSLHMHAGDKIWQAKFRSVSLRLGYIGNICWAFLFFPVTRGSSLLPLVGLTSESSIKYHIWLGHLSTVLFAAHTVGFFIYWIMANQMVEALEWSQTYVSNVAGEIAMVVALVMWLASIGRVRRKMFEVFFYTHQLYTVYIIFYVLHVGVAYFCMILPGIFLFLIDRYLRFLQSRDRVRLLSSRLLPGGNFEMTFAKTPGLQYNPTSILFINVPSISKLQWHPFTISSNSNMETDKLSIMVRTEGSWSQNLYKQLSSFANHLDVSVEGPYGPSSFSFLRHEALIMVSGGSGITPFISIIREIMFQSTIPNSHVPRVVLVCAFKTSADLAMLDLLLPISGSHAEQISQIELQIEAYVTQENEQPTIEAQKTIQTSFFKPNPLDMPISATLGPNSWLWLGAIISSSFVLFLLVLGLVTRYYIYPVDNSGGFYHYSYRCLWDMFLVCACICLASSVAFVWSKTGNGGLNDTKQVQNVEMATPTSSPAAWSYAGGDHREVESLPNQSLAQAIKVHFGARPDLKKILFESKASDVGVLVCGPRKMRHEVAKICASGLADNLHFESISFNW; encoded by the exons ATGGGAAAGTTCACGGTCTTAAATACAATATTCCTTGTGATGTTTATTGGGTGGTTAATGATTTGGATTTTGTTACCAACAAAATCATACAAACTCAAGTGGACACCCGAACTGAAAACCAAACTTAACTCAACATACTTCAGAGAACAAG GGACAAATATTCTGCTTTTCTCATTCCCTATAATGTTCATAGCAGCTTTGAGCTGTGTTTATCTCCATCTCCACAAGAAATCACCAAACTCCGACAG AGGACTTCGTCGTCGTTTGGCCTCATGGAGAAGTCCAGTGTGTGTTAAAGCACCTCTGGGGATTGTTAGCTCAGTGGAGCTATCTTTTGCAGTCATGTTTGTTGTTCTCCTAATATGGTCTCTGGCTAATTATTTATATGTCAGCTTTGGTAGCCTCCACATGCACGCAGGAGACAAAAT ATGGCAAGCAAAATTCAGAAGTGTGTCATTGAGACTTGGTTACATTGGGAACATATGCTGGGCATTTCTTTTCTTTCCGGTGACAAGAGGCTCTTCACTTCTGCCTCTGGTTGGACTCACATCAGAGTCTAGTATTAAATATCACATCTGGCTTGGCCATCTCTCCACGGTTCTCTTTGCTGCTCATACCGTGGGATTCTTCATTTACTGGATCATGGCCAATCAAATGGTTGAG GCACTAGAATGGAGCCAAACTTATGTATCGAATGTAGCAGGAGAGATCGCAATGGTAGTGGCATTAGTGATGTGGTTGGCGAGCATTGGCAGAGTAAGACGAAAGATGTTTGAGGTGTTTTTCTACACACACCAACTCTACACAGTGTATATCATTTTCTATGTTCTACACGTTGGTGTAGCCTACTTCTGCATGATACTGCCTGGTATCTTCCTCTTCCTCATCGATCGATACTTGAGATTCTTACAGTCCCGGGACAGAGTTAGATTACTCTCCTCTCGCCTTTTGCCAGGTGGTAACTTCGAAATGACTTTTGCCAAAACCCCAG GATTGCAGTATAACCCAACCAGTATTttgtttataaatgtgccatcCATTTCCAAGTTGCAATGGCACCCTTTTACAATATCTTCCAACAGTAATATGGAGACGGATAAGCTTAGTATTATGGTCCGAACCGAAGGAAGTTGGTCTCAGAATCTTTACAAACAACTTTCTTCTTTTGCGAATCACTTGGATGTTTCCGTTGAAGGACCATATGGGCCATCCTCGTTTTCCTTTCTGAG GCATGAGGCTCTGATCATGGTGAGTGGTGGAAGTGGGATCACTCCTTTCATATCTATAATCCGAGAGATTATGTTCCAAAGCACAATACCCAACTCTCATGTTCCACGAGTTGTTCTAGTTTGTGCCTTCAAGACCTCAGCTGATCTTGCCATGTTAGACCTCTTGCTTCCCATCTCAGGCTCACACGCCGAACAGATTTCCCAAATAGAACTCCAAATAGAAGCCTATGTGACCCAAGAGAACGAGCAGCCCACCATAGAAGCCCAAAAGACCATACAGACTTCCTTCTTTAAGCCCAACCCACTGGACATGCCCATCTCTGCAACTCTAGGCCCAAACAGCTGGCTGTGGCTGGGTGCAATAATCTCCTCCTCTTTTGTCTTATTCCTCCTCGTGTTGGGTCTCGTGACTCGTTACTATATTTACCCAGTGGATAACTCAGGAGGGTTTTACCACTACTCGTACAGATGTCTTTGGGACATGTTTTTGGTGTGTGCCTGCATTTGCCTGGCCTCCAGTGTGGCTTTTGTTTGGTCTAAGACTGGAAACGGAGGGTTAAATGACACTAAGCAAGTTCAGAATGTGGAAATGGCGACACCAACGTCGTCTCCTGCAGCTTGGTCTTACGCTGGTGGGGATCATAGAGAGGTGGAAAGCCTTCCCAATCAGTCATTGGCACAAGCGATCAAGGTCCATTTCGGTGCCAGGCCTGATCTCAAGA AAATCTTGTTCGAGTCCAAAGCATCTGATGTTGGAGTTCTTGTTTGTGGGCCAAGAAAGATGAGACATGAGGTTGCCAAAATTTGTGCCTCTGGTTTGGCTGATAATCTACACTTTGAGTCCATTAGTTTCAACTGGTGA
- the LOC133834682 gene encoding ferric reduction oxidase 4-like isoform X1, which produces MGKFTVLNTIFLVMFIGWLMIWILLPTKSYKLKWTPELKTKLNSTYFREQGTNILLFSFPIMFIAALSCVYLHLHKKSPNSDSGQMRGLRRRLASWRSPVCVKAPLGIVSSVELSFAVMFVVLLIWSLANYLYVSFGSLHMHAGDKIWQAKFRSVSLRLGYIGNICWAFLFFPVTRGSSLLPLVGLTSESSIKYHIWLGHLSTVLFAAHTVGFFIYWIMANQMVEALEWSQTYVSNVAGEIAMVVALVMWLASIGRVRRKMFEVFFYTHQLYTVYIIFYVLHVGVAYFCMILPGIFLFLIDRYLRFLQSRDRVRLLSSRLLPGGNFEMTFAKTPGLQYNPTSILFINVPSISKLQWHPFTISSNSNMETDKLSIMVRTEGSWSQNLYKQLSSFANHLDVSVEGPYGPSSFSFLRHEALIMVSGGSGITPFISIIREIMFQSTIPNSHVPRVVLVCAFKTSADLAMLDLLLPISGSHAEQISQIELQIEAYVTQENEQPTIEAQKTIQTSFFKPNPLDMPISATLGPNSWLWLGAIISSSFVLFLLVLGLVTRYYIYPVDNSGGFYHYSYRCLWDMFLVCACICLASSVAFVWSKTGNGGLNDTKQVQNVEMATPTSSPAAWSYAGGDHREVESLPNQSLAQAIKVHFGARPDLKKILFESKASDVGVLVCGPRKMRHEVAKICASGLADNLHFESISFNW; this is translated from the exons ATGGGAAAGTTCACGGTCTTAAATACAATATTCCTTGTGATGTTTATTGGGTGGTTAATGATTTGGATTTTGTTACCAACAAAATCATACAAACTCAAGTGGACACCCGAACTGAAAACCAAACTTAACTCAACATACTTCAGAGAACAAG GGACAAATATTCTGCTTTTCTCATTCCCTATAATGTTCATAGCAGCTTTGAGCTGTGTTTATCTCCATCTCCACAAGAAATCACCAAACTCCGACAG CGGTCAAATGAGAGGACTTCGTCGTCGTTTGGCCTCATGGAGAAGTCCAGTGTGTGTTAAAGCACCTCTGGGGATTGTTAGCTCAGTGGAGCTATCTTTTGCAGTCATGTTTGTTGTTCTCCTAATATGGTCTCTGGCTAATTATTTATATGTCAGCTTTGGTAGCCTCCACATGCACGCAGGAGACAAAAT ATGGCAAGCAAAATTCAGAAGTGTGTCATTGAGACTTGGTTACATTGGGAACATATGCTGGGCATTTCTTTTCTTTCCGGTGACAAGAGGCTCTTCACTTCTGCCTCTGGTTGGACTCACATCAGAGTCTAGTATTAAATATCACATCTGGCTTGGCCATCTCTCCACGGTTCTCTTTGCTGCTCATACCGTGGGATTCTTCATTTACTGGATCATGGCCAATCAAATGGTTGAG GCACTAGAATGGAGCCAAACTTATGTATCGAATGTAGCAGGAGAGATCGCAATGGTAGTGGCATTAGTGATGTGGTTGGCGAGCATTGGCAGAGTAAGACGAAAGATGTTTGAGGTGTTTTTCTACACACACCAACTCTACACAGTGTATATCATTTTCTATGTTCTACACGTTGGTGTAGCCTACTTCTGCATGATACTGCCTGGTATCTTCCTCTTCCTCATCGATCGATACTTGAGATTCTTACAGTCCCGGGACAGAGTTAGATTACTCTCCTCTCGCCTTTTGCCAGGTGGTAACTTCGAAATGACTTTTGCCAAAACCCCAG GATTGCAGTATAACCCAACCAGTATTttgtttataaatgtgccatcCATTTCCAAGTTGCAATGGCACCCTTTTACAATATCTTCCAACAGTAATATGGAGACGGATAAGCTTAGTATTATGGTCCGAACCGAAGGAAGTTGGTCTCAGAATCTTTACAAACAACTTTCTTCTTTTGCGAATCACTTGGATGTTTCCGTTGAAGGACCATATGGGCCATCCTCGTTTTCCTTTCTGAG GCATGAGGCTCTGATCATGGTGAGTGGTGGAAGTGGGATCACTCCTTTCATATCTATAATCCGAGAGATTATGTTCCAAAGCACAATACCCAACTCTCATGTTCCACGAGTTGTTCTAGTTTGTGCCTTCAAGACCTCAGCTGATCTTGCCATGTTAGACCTCTTGCTTCCCATCTCAGGCTCACACGCCGAACAGATTTCCCAAATAGAACTCCAAATAGAAGCCTATGTGACCCAAGAGAACGAGCAGCCCACCATAGAAGCCCAAAAGACCATACAGACTTCCTTCTTTAAGCCCAACCCACTGGACATGCCCATCTCTGCAACTCTAGGCCCAAACAGCTGGCTGTGGCTGGGTGCAATAATCTCCTCCTCTTTTGTCTTATTCCTCCTCGTGTTGGGTCTCGTGACTCGTTACTATATTTACCCAGTGGATAACTCAGGAGGGTTTTACCACTACTCGTACAGATGTCTTTGGGACATGTTTTTGGTGTGTGCCTGCATTTGCCTGGCCTCCAGTGTGGCTTTTGTTTGGTCTAAGACTGGAAACGGAGGGTTAAATGACACTAAGCAAGTTCAGAATGTGGAAATGGCGACACCAACGTCGTCTCCTGCAGCTTGGTCTTACGCTGGTGGGGATCATAGAGAGGTGGAAAGCCTTCCCAATCAGTCATTGGCACAAGCGATCAAGGTCCATTTCGGTGCCAGGCCTGATCTCAAGA AAATCTTGTTCGAGTCCAAAGCATCTGATGTTGGAGTTCTTGTTTGTGGGCCAAGAAAGATGAGACATGAGGTTGCCAAAATTTGTGCCTCTGGTTTGGCTGATAATCTACACTTTGAGTCCATTAGTTTCAACTGGTGA
- the LOC133834682 gene encoding ferric reduction oxidase 4-like isoform X3, with the protein MGKFTVLNTIFLVMFIGWLMIWILLPTKSYKLKWTPELKTKLNSTYFREQGTNILLFSFPIMFIAALSCVYLHLHKKSPNSDRSPVCVKAPLGIVSSVELSFAVMFVVLLIWSLANYLYVSFGSLHMHAGDKIWQAKFRSVSLRLGYIGNICWAFLFFPVTRGSSLLPLVGLTSESSIKYHIWLGHLSTVLFAAHTVGFFIYWIMANQMVEALEWSQTYVSNVAGEIAMVVALVMWLASIGRVRRKMFEVFFYTHQLYTVYIIFYVLHVGVAYFCMILPGIFLFLIDRYLRFLQSRDRVRLLSSRLLPGGNFEMTFAKTPGLQYNPTSILFINVPSISKLQWHPFTISSNSNMETDKLSIMVRTEGSWSQNLYKQLSSFANHLDVSVEGPYGPSSFSFLRHEALIMVSGGSGITPFISIIREIMFQSTIPNSHVPRVVLVCAFKTSADLAMLDLLLPISGSHAEQISQIELQIEAYVTQENEQPTIEAQKTIQTSFFKPNPLDMPISATLGPNSWLWLGAIISSSFVLFLLVLGLVTRYYIYPVDNSGGFYHYSYRCLWDMFLVCACICLASSVAFVWSKTGNGGLNDTKQVQNVEMATPTSSPAAWSYAGGDHREVESLPNQSLAQAIKVHFGARPDLKKILFESKASDVGVLVCGPRKMRHEVAKICASGLADNLHFESISFNW; encoded by the exons ATGGGAAAGTTCACGGTCTTAAATACAATATTCCTTGTGATGTTTATTGGGTGGTTAATGATTTGGATTTTGTTACCAACAAAATCATACAAACTCAAGTGGACACCCGAACTGAAAACCAAACTTAACTCAACATACTTCAGAGAACAAG GGACAAATATTCTGCTTTTCTCATTCCCTATAATGTTCATAGCAGCTTTGAGCTGTGTTTATCTCCATCTCCACAAGAAATCACCAAACTCCGACAG AAGTCCAGTGTGTGTTAAAGCACCTCTGGGGATTGTTAGCTCAGTGGAGCTATCTTTTGCAGTCATGTTTGTTGTTCTCCTAATATGGTCTCTGGCTAATTATTTATATGTCAGCTTTGGTAGCCTCCACATGCACGCAGGAGACAAAAT ATGGCAAGCAAAATTCAGAAGTGTGTCATTGAGACTTGGTTACATTGGGAACATATGCTGGGCATTTCTTTTCTTTCCGGTGACAAGAGGCTCTTCACTTCTGCCTCTGGTTGGACTCACATCAGAGTCTAGTATTAAATATCACATCTGGCTTGGCCATCTCTCCACGGTTCTCTTTGCTGCTCATACCGTGGGATTCTTCATTTACTGGATCATGGCCAATCAAATGGTTGAG GCACTAGAATGGAGCCAAACTTATGTATCGAATGTAGCAGGAGAGATCGCAATGGTAGTGGCATTAGTGATGTGGTTGGCGAGCATTGGCAGAGTAAGACGAAAGATGTTTGAGGTGTTTTTCTACACACACCAACTCTACACAGTGTATATCATTTTCTATGTTCTACACGTTGGTGTAGCCTACTTCTGCATGATACTGCCTGGTATCTTCCTCTTCCTCATCGATCGATACTTGAGATTCTTACAGTCCCGGGACAGAGTTAGATTACTCTCCTCTCGCCTTTTGCCAGGTGGTAACTTCGAAATGACTTTTGCCAAAACCCCAG GATTGCAGTATAACCCAACCAGTATTttgtttataaatgtgccatcCATTTCCAAGTTGCAATGGCACCCTTTTACAATATCTTCCAACAGTAATATGGAGACGGATAAGCTTAGTATTATGGTCCGAACCGAAGGAAGTTGGTCTCAGAATCTTTACAAACAACTTTCTTCTTTTGCGAATCACTTGGATGTTTCCGTTGAAGGACCATATGGGCCATCCTCGTTTTCCTTTCTGAG GCATGAGGCTCTGATCATGGTGAGTGGTGGAAGTGGGATCACTCCTTTCATATCTATAATCCGAGAGATTATGTTCCAAAGCACAATACCCAACTCTCATGTTCCACGAGTTGTTCTAGTTTGTGCCTTCAAGACCTCAGCTGATCTTGCCATGTTAGACCTCTTGCTTCCCATCTCAGGCTCACACGCCGAACAGATTTCCCAAATAGAACTCCAAATAGAAGCCTATGTGACCCAAGAGAACGAGCAGCCCACCATAGAAGCCCAAAAGACCATACAGACTTCCTTCTTTAAGCCCAACCCACTGGACATGCCCATCTCTGCAACTCTAGGCCCAAACAGCTGGCTGTGGCTGGGTGCAATAATCTCCTCCTCTTTTGTCTTATTCCTCCTCGTGTTGGGTCTCGTGACTCGTTACTATATTTACCCAGTGGATAACTCAGGAGGGTTTTACCACTACTCGTACAGATGTCTTTGGGACATGTTTTTGGTGTGTGCCTGCATTTGCCTGGCCTCCAGTGTGGCTTTTGTTTGGTCTAAGACTGGAAACGGAGGGTTAAATGACACTAAGCAAGTTCAGAATGTGGAAATGGCGACACCAACGTCGTCTCCTGCAGCTTGGTCTTACGCTGGTGGGGATCATAGAGAGGTGGAAAGCCTTCCCAATCAGTCATTGGCACAAGCGATCAAGGTCCATTTCGGTGCCAGGCCTGATCTCAAGA AAATCTTGTTCGAGTCCAAAGCATCTGATGTTGGAGTTCTTGTTTGTGGGCCAAGAAAGATGAGACATGAGGTTGCCAAAATTTGTGCCTCTGGTTTGGCTGATAATCTACACTTTGAGTCCATTAGTTTCAACTGGTGA